The following coding sequences lie in one Oryctolagus cuniculus chromosome 7, mOryCun1.1, whole genome shotgun sequence genomic window:
- the GPR52 gene encoding G-protein coupled receptor 52, with product MNDSKWTDWRIVNMSSGIVNVSEHHSCPLGFGHYSAVDVCIFETAVIVLLTFLIIAGNLTVIFVFHCAPLLHHYTTSYFIQTMAYADLFVGVSCLVPTLSLLHYSTGVHESLTCQIFGYIISVLKSVSMACLACISVDRYLAITKPLSYNQLVTPCRLRICIILIWLYSCLIFLPSFFGWGKPGYHGDIFEWCATSWLTSAYFTGFIVCLLYAPAAFVVCFTYFHIFKICRQHTKEISDRRARFPSHEVDASRETGHSPDRRYAMVLFRITSVFYMLWLPYIIYFLLESSRVLDSPTLSFLTTWLAISNSFCNCVIYSLSNSVFRLGLRRLSQTMCTSCMCVDGQEARDPKPRKRANSCSI from the coding sequence ATGAATGATTCTAAGTGGACTGACTGGCGGATCGTGAACATGAGCAGTGGCATTGTGAACGTGTCCGAGCATCACTCCTGCCCGCTTGGATTTGGCCACTACAGCGCGGTGGATGTCTGCATCTTTGAGACGGCCGTGATTGTCTTGCTGACATTTCTGATCATTGCTGGAAATCTCACAGTCATCTTTGTCTTTCACTGTGCTCCACTCCTACACCACTATACTACCAGCTATTTCATTCAAACAATGGCGTACGCTGATCTTTTCGTTGGAGTTAGCTGCCTGGTTCCCACTCTCTCACTTCTCCACTACTCCACAGGTGTCCACGAGTCGTTGACTTGCCAGATTTTTGGATATATCATTTCCGTTCTGAAAAGTGTTTCCATGGCTTGTCTGGCTTGCATCAGTGTGGATCGCTATCTTGCAATAACCAAGCCTCTGTCCTACAATCAGCTGGTCACTCCTTGTCGCCTGAGGATTTGCATTATTTTGATCTGGCTCTACTCCTGCCTGATCTTCTTGCCTTCCTTTTTCGGCTGGGGGAAACCTGGTTACCATGGTGACATTTTTGAGTGGTGTGCCACCTCTTGGCTCACGAGTGCCTATTTCACTGGCTTCATTGTTTGTTTACTTTATGCTCCTGCTGCCTTTGTTGTCTGCTTCACTTACTTCCACATTTTCAAAATCTGCCGGCAGCACACCAAAGAGATCAGTGACCGAAGAGCCCGGTTCCCTAGCCATGAGGTAGACGCCTCTAGAGAGACTGGACACAGTCCTGACCGCCGCTACGCCATGGTTTTGTTTAGGATAACCAGTGTGTTTTACATGCTGTGGCTCCCTTATATCATTTACTTTCTTCTGGAAAGCTCCCGAGTCTTGGACAGTCCGACATTGTCGTTCTTAACGACCTGGCTGGCTATAAGTAACAGTTTCTGTAACTGTGTGATCTACAGCCTCTCCAACAGCGTTTTCCGGCTTGGCCTCCGCAGACTGTCCCAGACAATGTGCACGTCTTGTATGTGTGTGGACGGTCAGGAAGCACGAGACCCCAAGCCTAGGAAACGGGCTAATTCCTGCTCCATTTGA